Proteins from a genomic interval of Plasmodium reichenowi strain SY57 chromosome 13, whole genome shotgun sequence:
- a CDS encoding hypothetical protein (conserved Plasmodium protein, unknown function), whose product MDLNNSFVNMKDVMNIPVQVEGKDGDKKHNNMNDNILNFDCSYENILNNDIERPQEIDCGMSCTSSFVDSNEKMVNDNYIDNNYEDIINSAQGENKDINHMKFEKKDIINVPETYCKNNYNYMYNNALNLSFKKNNDKIYMNNFGNINENNKEDNSNNNFVLDDNNLMLNEGNIIIKNMYPVDMNNHNVGSEIHDNNEHSCILSNNGKVQNEFRHEGNLSNDRSVYGELIDMDNVNNMDNVNNMNNVNNVNNVNNVNNVNNVNNVNNVNDVNNVNNMDNMYNVNNMDNMDNMYNVNNINSVNDSNCIHPLNAPSRKNIKTKDAQDYFFNNENIHCVSKSTTYILNIGENGSTCINDIISNSNNSTSTGSKKNKTKEEKEEEEEKEEEEEEKEIEEEKEIEVEKKQEKMNMMENIIPENDSTNKENHYYDLENNEIYKAMENDIINYKHIIFRLKCEVQIKNSYLENEKKKNEEYEKVIENYISDLNKNNNKNNNKNNNNNNNNNNSSSSGCSNVYIQNNLPGAEPLNIIEVENRQLKDTLLLKSSEIIELNNVINNLKNQKMVFFNQLENELDMSIKKETEYSFLLQSQTKRLDAANTFIEKQAIKIVQLKKDMENLENTYNMNLKNNEKQIKELLKEKEEFIEITKELEIINIDNVKKKEEIQKYKEKCSSLTDELNELLRFISINQHDKIDTFKYHNFYESENMIMSYNNMNESLQGYYYFEKGNNLKKECYNDKDKNNENVLTIQLKRLIDENEILQKQYEELNNEKIQIVQELQLKNVIINKKNENYTSLLDKYNILEKDFEHIHNLCMHFEEKFKQECINNNMNNVNKANNMNSVNNVNSLSFEKMNSFLNKSNFSLSELDINHSQQSEHNINHYKIYCSELKLENESLKKIVHKLKIKNNKLSKNMEYLLNDLIQTEGINEEHVQIHKNIINSEKQNNVNGEHIRYMENTHTTNVYYNNHKDDNFMEETEKKYSYTEENKAYQETVDILERHIKNKEMITTDNIKLDIIKDNDIKGNHINDDIIKGNYINDGNIKKDYNCQTENNILPDKKDFNGQTENNILPDKKDFNGQTDNVISPDKKDFNGQTDNILTNTNKYLNKEINTDEKIVYDQKVDTKDEISFMNSSVNTEEINRSEKSVNTHIENVNIQEKNITHDFIQTDEINCYIKCTQTNDVQRNDKGVVTNMCGVHDFNIKKMMIKNNMLKNKKIQVTPTNMNAYTQTMNTFYNNNNNNKKNKNIYIYNTNDECHTDMKYLNKGSRNYSYISSYSSNSYNHIYKKYESSSDAYIIRKGDGKKKKNHINYEKAIIKYSERDNMIMSQSNKKKIRQMHNEKKRKEKNIYMYNKKNVHSQGNNSNRDVESLIEILKYSSDSVDYTNKEYDDAKICDDNFYDDTKICDDNFYDDAKICDDNFYGDTKLCDDNFYDDTKLCEHNFYGDTKLCDDNFYNKYYSRSNILFRKKKKLLHTHTIKMKNKYVQTSHSFLDDDFFFYNPKDIQENINHDNDLRILKKKIREYSKDLYHTLILCENCKGFYVDMFLINIFNEYINYYNIIIDNNNNNNNNINKDSINNMDYYLNFDSSVSNPFTNNIYKNKNIGNNLIIEKKITTTRTNKLDPVSCVYNNMNENSQHSKNYNIEKYPVHKKHACDKYHICCTHQNNVKEKLSSCYYDKENKTNNKKKKIFKMEKYIIKNIPFNIHICTCSYVNLKYKKILIKKDESNKKKNKLKGKNYKDEHNNNNNNNNNNNNNNNNNNNNNNNNNNNNNNNVEKTNSSAINNSVCSQIFNFIHNMRKEIRQIKYIIHTILFFKNNDPMKHMLLNNNNLNDISMCLFNYIQNENEINNMNNYVNEINECDDKYNCEQNVYNKKVCVNYISRIDVKSSNDYNINSFYKNEKSECNYNVCFDEGKQKNDNNIRDDKINSYINNNDNNNINDNNNINDNNNINDNYNEHNSYKESRDKLNFIHFYNDSHQKKENYFYNYTPEQNDDQSSSSQFFGIPKNQTSIYFYKKEKKMINFKEFMKNYEVKNIMIFFICCIFYLNELYIKYNNSLVTNIKPLDDNTKTDIHQSEERTEIYYCNSDKINMNQVDNSKIINCKGDDKSKITNCKEDDKSNITNCKDDDKSNITYCKDDDKSNISCCKEDDKSNISCCKDNDKSNNTNSSHMNHLNHEVVTPNDKLYINTYTNNMNPFDISIFKEAEIMIEEYRTCLQENKRMNILHDILCNIILCIKNNYDNIHNVFLLFNDDITKSDILNIKYIYKLIDKYSKIDLYIKHINNSCNEKIRNTENNFKEIISNKEDLINIYKENIKNKIQLIEEKDLIIKDLKLEIHILLKDKEITNNLLNELTEEKNTYFNMYMKYHHEWILNKKEIIIKDDKDEYTYTTNHEHNNKKINNCINQINKLNDEIVLLKNKNKTLLYKRDTNKNTSSSVCSHVSSRSPSSSPSPTPSPSPSPTPSPSPSRISSNSIFHFKQTDNQHVENADPNIIIDNNNSNTKEKKKNSLTNIILKDKNDKLKNLHINEKISSTINMKKIYKILFLLKEKIILFIFYIYKKIYKNAYIHISYIKQFYTQIINIFINIPRYICSSFIFVKENEINYNLYIKNNKNNKIYLHTNHSHILQLTDDNTSLNKQKINEKKKKNQNIKIKKYSHNKRNLYNHNFVENTSIQSSTSPPKKKKKKNLQRAIGKLSDEDSSSNVSLFFDF is encoded by the exons atggacctaaataattcatttgTTAATATGAAGGATGTTATGAATATCCCTGTACAAGTTGAAGGAAAGGATGGAGATAAGAAACATAATAACAtgaatgataatattttaaattttgattgttcatatgaaaatattttaaataatgatattgAAAGACCACAAGAAATAGATTGTGGTATGTCATGTACTAGTTCTTTTGTTGATAGTAATGAAAAAATGGTGAACGATAattatattgataataattatgaagaCATAATAAATAGTGCCCAAGGGGAGaataaagatattaatCATATGAAATTCGAAAAgaaagatataataaatgtcCCTGAAACTTATTGTAAAAacaattataattatatgtataataatgCCTTAAAtctttcttttaaaaaaaataacgataaaatatatatgaacaactttggaaatattaatgaaaacAATAAGGAAgataatagtaataataattttgtgTTAGATGATAACAATTTAATGTTAAACGAAGGaaacataattataaaaaatatgtatcCTGTGGATATGAATAATCATAATGTAGGTTCTGAAATacatgataataatgaacaTTCATGTATTCTTAGTAATAATGGTAAGGTGCAAAATGAATTTCGACATGAGGGGAATTTATCAAATGATCGTTCGGTTTATGGAGAATTAATTGATATGGataatgtgaataatatggataatgtgaataatatgaataatgtgaataatgtgaataatgtgaataatgtgaataatgtgaataatgtgaataatgtgaataatgtgaatgatgtgaataatgtgaataatatggataatatgtataatgtgaataatatggataatatggataatatgtataatgtgaacaatataaatagtgTGAATGATTCAAACTGCATACACCCATTAAATGCACCTTCTagaaaaaacataaaaacGAAGGATGCACAAGATTACTTCTTCAATAATGAGAATATACATTGTGTGAGCAAAAGCACGAcgtatatattaaatatagGGGAAAACGGTAGTACATGTATAAACGATATAATATctaatagtaataattcTACAAGCACAGGAAgtaaaaagaataaaacgaaagaagaaaaagaagaagaagaagaaaaagaagaagaagaagaagaaaaagaaatagaagaagaaaaagaaatagaagtagaaaaaaaacaggaaaaaatgaatatgatggaaaatataattccTGAAAATGATAGTACAAATAAAGAGaatcattattatgatttagaaaataatgaaatatataaagcTATGGAAAATGacattataaattataaacatataatatttcgATTAAAGTGTGAAgttcaaataaaaaatagtTATTTGgaaaatgagaaaaaaaaaaatgaggAATATGAAAAGGTAATAGAGAATTATATAAGCGActtaaataaaaacaataataaaaacaataataaaaacaataataataataataataataataatagtagtagtagtGGTTGTAGTAATGTATACATTCAGAATAATCTACCAGGTGCTGAACCTTTAAACATTATTGAAGTTGAAAATAGACAACTGAAAGATACATtgttattaaaaagtaGTGAAATTATCgaattaaataatgtaataaaCAATTTGAAAAATCAGAAAATGGTTTTTTTTAATCAACTAGAAAATGAATTAGATATGAgcataaaaaaagaaacagaatattcatttttattacaatCACAAACAAAACGATTAGATGCAGCTAATACGTTTATAGAAAAACAAGCTATAAAAATTGTTCAGTTAAAGAAAGATATGGAAAATTTagaaaatacatataatatgaatttaaaaaataatgaaaaacagattaaagaattattaaaagagaaagaagaatttatagaaataacaaaagaattagaaattattaatatagataatgtaaagaaaaaagaagaaatacaaaaatataaagaaaaatgcTCAAGTTTAACTGATGAATTAAATGAACTATTAAGATTTATTTCTATTAATCAACATGATAAAATTGATACCTTTaaatatcataatttttatgaaagtgaaaatatgattatgtcatataataatatgaatgaaaGTTTACAAggttattattatttcgaaaaaggaaataatCTAAAGAAAGAATGttataatgataaagataaaaataatgaaaatgttttaacaatacaattaaaaagattaatagatgaaaatgaaatattacaaaaacaatatgaagaattaaataatgaaaaaatacaaattgTACAAGAATtacaattaaaaaatgtcataattaataaaaaaaatgaaaattatacTTCACTAttagataaatataatatactaGAAAAGGATTTTGaacatatacataatttGTGTATGCATTTTgaagaaaaatttaaacaagaatgtattaataataatatgaacaatgTGAATAAAGCGAACAATATGAACAGTGTGAACAATGTGAACAGTTTATCGTTCGAGAAAATGAACAGTTTCTTAAACAAAAGTAATTTCTCATTAAGTGAATTAGATATAAATCATAGCCAACAAAGTgaacataatattaatcattataaaatttattgtTCAGAACTAAAATTAGAAAATGAAtccttaaaaaaaattgtccataaattaaaaatcaaaaataataaactctcaaaaaatatggaaTATTTATTGAATGATTTAATACAAACAGAAGGAATCAATGAAGAACATGTACAAATccacaaaaatataataaatagtgaaaaacaaaataatgtaaatgGTGAACACATTCGTTATATGGAGAACACACACACAACAaatgtttattataataatcataaagATGATAATTTTATGGAAGAAACtgaaaagaaatattcATATACAGAGGAAAATAAAGCATATCAAGAAACAGTTGATATATTAGAAAGgcatattaaaaataaagaaatgaTAACCACAGATAATATCAAATtagatattataaaagataatgaCATAAAAGGtaatcatataaatgatgatataataaaaggaaactatataaatgatggtaatataaaaaaggacTATAATTGTCAGacagaaaataatatattaccTGACAAAAAAGACTTTAATGGTCAGacagaaaataatatattaccTGACAAAAAAGACTTTAATGGTCAGACAGATAATGTTATATCACCTGACAAAAAAGACTTTAATGGTCAGACAGATAATATTCTTACCAacacaaataaatatttaaataaagaaataaatacaGATGAAAAAATTGTATATGACCAAAAAGTAGACACAAAAGATGAAATTTCTTTTATGAACTCCAGTGTGAATActgaagaaataaatagaAGTGAAAAAAGTGTTAACACACATATAGAGAATGTAAATATTCAGGAGAAGAATATTACACATGATTTCATACAAACCGATGAAAtaaattgttatataaaatgtacACAAACAAATGACGTTCAAAGAAATGATAAAGGTGTTGTTACTAATATGTGTGGGGTACAtgattttaatataaaaaaaatgatgataaagaataatatgttaaagaataaaaaaatacaagTAACACCTACAAATATGAATGCTTATACCCAAACTATgaatacattttataataataataataataataaaaaaaataaaaatatatatatctataatacaaatgatGAATGCCATACAgatatgaaatatttaaacAAAGGAAGTAGAAATTATTCATACATATCATCTTATTCTAGTAATTCTTAcaatcatatatataaaaaatacgAATCTTCAAGTGatgcatatataataagaaaaggagatggaaaaaaaaaaaaaaatcatataaacTATGAAAAGGCTATAATCAAATATTCTGAAAGGGATAATATGATTATGTCCCAAAgtaataagaaaaaaattagacAAATGcataatgaaaaaaaaagaaaagaaaaaaatatttatatgtataataagaaaaatgtGCACAGCCAAGgaaataattcaaataGAGATGTAGAATCGTTAATAGAAATATTGAAATATTCCTCCGATAGTGTGGACTATACAAACAAGGAATATGATGATGCAAAAATATgtgatgataatttttatgatgATACTAAAATATgtgatgataatttttatgatgATGCAAAAATATgtgatgataatttttatgGTGATACTAAATTGTgtgatgataatttttatgatgATACTAAATTGTGTgaacataatttttatggTGATACTAAATTGTgtgatgataatttttataataaatattattccAGGTCAAATATTCTctttagaaaaaaaaagaaactTTTACACACACatacaataaaaatgaaaaataaatatgtacaaACTAGCCATTCTTTTTTGGATgatgatttttttttttataaccCTAAAGATATacaagaaaatattaatcatgataatgatttaagaattttaaaaaagaaaataagaGAATACTCTAAAGATTTATATCATACATTAATTTTATGTGAGAATTGTAAAGGATTTTATGTAGATatgtttttaataaatatattcaatgaatatataaattattataatattataatcgataataataataataataataataatataaacaaagattcaataaataatatggattattatttaaattttgaTTCTTCTGTAAGTAACCCTTTtactaataatatatataaaaataagaatataggaaataatttaattattgaaaaaaaaataacaacTACACGAACTAATAAATTAGATCCTGTTTCTtgtgtatataataatatgaacgAAAATTCACAACATagtaaaaattataatattgaaaaGTATCCAGTCCACAAAAAACATGCTTGTGataaatatcatatatGTTGTACTCATCAAAATAATGTTAAGGAAAAATTATCAAGTTGTTATTATGATAAAGAgaataaaacaaataataaaaaaaaaaaaatatttaaaatggaaaaatatataataaaaaatattccttttaatatacatatatgtacatGTTCTTATGTTaatttgaaatataaaaaaattcttatcaaaaaagatgaatctaacaagaaaaaaaataagttgaaaggaaaaaattataaggatgaacataataataataataataataataataataataataacaataataataacaataacaataacaataataataataataacaataataataacaatgtTGAGAAAACAAATTCTTCTGCTATTAACAATTCTGTGTGTAGtcaaatatttaattttatacataacatgagaaaagaaataagacaaataaaatatattattcatactattttattttttaaaaataatgatcCTATGAAACACATGCTtctaaataataacaatttaAATGATATCTCTATGTGcttatttaattatatacaaaatgaaaatgaaataaataatatgaataattatgtaAACGAGATAAACGAATGtgatgataaatataactgcgaacaaaatgtttataacaaaaaagTATGTgttaattatatatcaCGAATAGATGTTAAATCATcaaatgattataatataaatagttTTTATAAGAACGAGAAAAGTGAATGTAATTATAATGTGTGCTTTGATGAGGGAAAACagaaaaatgataataacataagggatgataaaataaatagttacatcaataataatgataataataatattaatgataataataatattaatgataataataatattaatgataattataatgaacATAATAGTTATAAAGAAAGTAGAGATAAACTcaattttattcatttttataatgattctcatcaaaaaaaagaaaattatttttataattatacacCTGAACAAAATGACGATCAATCATCCTCTTCACAATTTTTTGGCATCCCAAAAAATCAAAcatcaatatatttttataaaaaagaaaaaaaaatgataaattttaaagaattcatgaaaaattatgaagtcaagaatattatgattttctttatctgttgtatattttatttaaatgaattatacataaaatataataattcgCTAGTCACAAATATTAAACCTCTTGatgataatacaaaaaCGGATATTCATCAAAGCGAAGAAAGGACTgaaatttattattgtaaCAGTGATaagataaatatgaatCAGGTGGATAAttcaaaaattataaattgTAAAGGTGACGATAAATCAAAAATTACAAATTGTAAAGAAGACGATAAATCAAACATTACAAATTGTAAAGATGACGATAAATCAAACATTACATATTGTAAAGATGACGATAAATCAAACATTTCATGTTGTAAAGAAGACGATAAATCAAACATTTCATGTTGTAAAGATAACGATAAATCAAACAATACAAATAGTAGCCACATGAACCATTTAAACCATGAGGTGGTTACACCAAATGACAAactatatattaatacatacaCAAACAATATGAACCCATTTGATATATCGATTTTTAAAGAGGCTGAAATAATGATTGAAGAATACCGTACATGTCTTCAAGAGAACAAAAGGATGAATATACTTCATGATATTCTATgcaatattatattatgtataaaaaataattatgataatatacataatgtatttttattatttaatgatgatataacaaaaagtgatatattaaatataaaatatatttataagtTAATAGAcaaatattcaaaaatagatttatatataaaacatataaacaATAGTTGTAATGagaaaataagaaatacAGAAAATAActttaaagaaataatttcGAACAAAGAAGAtttgataaatatttataaagaaaatataaaaaataaaatacaattaattgaagaaaaagatttaattattaaagacttaaaattagaaatacatattttattaaaagataaagaaattacaaataatttattaaatgaacTTACTgaggaaaaaaatacatattttaatatgtatatgaaATATCATCACGAATGGATACTTAACaagaaagaaataataataaaagatgaTAAGGACGAATATACTTATACAACAAATCATGAgcataataataagaaaataaataattgtATTAACCAAATTaacaaattaaatgatgaaattgtattattaaaaaataaaaataaaaccttgttatataaaagagatactaataaaaatacatcATCTTCTGTGTGTTCACATGTGTCATCACGATCACCATCATCATCACCATCACCAACACCATCACCATCACCATCACCAACACCATCACCATCACCATCACGCATTTCATCAAATAgcatttttcattttaaaCAAACAGATAATCAACATGTTGAAAATGCAGATccaaatattattatagataataataattcaaatacaaaagaaaaaaaaaaaaattctttaacaaatattattttaaaagataaaaatgataagTTAAAAAATCTTcatattaatgaaaaaatttcatctacaattaatatgaaaaaaatttataaaattttatttcttttaaaagaaaaaattattctttttattttctatatatataaaaagatttataaaaatgcTTACATtcatatttcatatattaaacaattttatacacaaattataaatatttttattaatatccccagatatatttgttcttcttttatatttgttaaagaaaatgaaataaattataatctgtatattaaaaataataaaaataataaaatatatttacacaCAAATCATAGCCACATTTTACAGCTTACTGATGATAATACTTcattaaataaacaaaaaataaatgaaaaaaaaaaaaaaaatcaaaatattaaaataaaaaaatattctcataataaaagaaatttatataatcataattttGTAGAAAATACATCAATTCAATCATCCACATCTCCccccaaaaaaaaaaaaaaaaaaaatttacaacGGGCTATAGGAAAACTGTCCGATGAG GATTCATCTAGCAATGTATCTCTGTTCTTCgatttttaa
- a CDS encoding hypothetical protein (conserved Plasmodium protein, unknown function) has product MMINYFKRIQGKFIPCFINHKIVGNLHKINTNAHNDVIENINVKRESDVSYIGENIDAGNIDYKYCPYLKPLEIKGIKRADRKLDYNSSYSFMNKQKDFTENFKTSLFTKCLYNGMKIPLPPKRYKISQYVDVRLDMFSPLIITCIICFPFFFTRFMWSVEHA; this is encoded by the exons atgatgataaattatttcAAAAGAATTCAGGGTAAATTTATACCTTGTTTTATAAATCATAAG ATAGTAGGAAATTTGCATAAAATTAATACGAACGCACATAATGATGTTATCGagaatataaatgtaaaacGGGAGAGTGACGTTTCATATATAGGAGAAAATATAGACGCGGGAAATATAGATTATAAATACTGTCCATATTTAAAACCATTAGAAATTAAAGGTATTAAAAGAGCTGATAGAAAGCTTGATTATAATAGTAGTTATAGCTTTATGAATAAACAAAAAGATTTTACAgaaaattttaaaacaaGCCTATTTACAAAATGCTTATATAATGGAATGAAAATCCCTTTACCTCCAAAGAGATATAAAATATCGcaatat GTCGATGTTAGATTAGACATGTTCTCCCCTTTAATAATAACGTGTATTATATGCTTcccatttttttttacaagATTTAT GTGGTCAGTTGAACACGCATGA
- a CDS encoding hypothetical protein (conserved Plasmodium protein, unknown function): protein MDDEVVIDSNLMKKFEICANFNNEGYITSIDLLNNIIATTNTKNIIKIYDICERKEKLTYSVQDLVINDIKLLKKDLKENNGLSINYEIEECLFTAYEKNKKNKIYHYDLINKKVLHIYDLSDEIINNSFVLHPNTHIFIVVLKSKELIVYNIKNKSIIYKTNVQNHNCIVCYNKSGILYGYTGNVNTIYLCSCFGDDYNDDYFASFDISKVTANDNYCIHIDFSYDEKKMLITTKNNSIYTLDAYTGHFLYSYNFMYENNSYISSYLSYPIFSFDSNFVLSGGQDGHLHIWDVQGNHVIKNNIKNNILYIKWVYNRLAFVTTSNNLLIWKPSKNF from the exons ATGGATGATGAAGTTGTCATTGATTCCAACCTCATGAAAaa gTTTGAAATATGTGCcaattttaataatgaagGATATATAACAAGCAtagatttattaaataatataatagCTACTACGAATAcaaagaatataataaaaatatatgatatatgtGAGAGGAAAGAAAAGTTAACATATAGTGTTCAAGATTTAGTTATAAACgatattaaattattaaagaaagatttgaaagaaaataatggattatctataaattatgaaataGAAGAATGTTTGTTTACAGCatatgaaaaaaacaaaaaaaacaaaatatatcattatgatttaataaataaaaaagtattacatatatatgatttatccgatgaaataataaataatagtTTTGTGTTACATCCAAATActcatatatttattgttgtattaaaaagtaaagaattaattgtatataatataaaaaataaatctataatatataagacAAACGTTCAAAATCATAATTGTATAGTCtgttataataaatcaGGTATATTATATGGTTATACAGGTAATGTAAATacaatttatttatgtagTTGTTTTGGTGATgattataatgatgattATTTTGCAAGCTTTGATATATCCAAGGTAACAGcaaatgataattattGTATACACATTGATTTTTCttatgatgaaaaaaaaatgctTATAACgacaaaaaataattccATATATACATTGGATGCATATACAGGgcattttttatattcatataattttatgtatGAAAACAATTCTTACATATCTTCTTATTTATCTTATCCCATTTTTTCGTTCGACTCAAATTTTGTATTATCGG GTGGACAAGATGGCCATCTGCATATATGGGATGTACAAGGAAATCATGTGATcaaaaataacataaaaaataatattttatatattaagtGGGTTTATAACAGGCTGGCATTTGTAAcaa cTAGCAACAATCTATTAATTTGGAAGCCGTCCAAAAACTTTTGA
- a CDS encoding hypothetical protein (conserved Plasmodium protein, unknown function) has translation MNENKKGTLVEKENEEKSLTINKNILFKEFNNNYDLKDTFVNIVTDYSLESEKEKSNISLFNVFKKKFKEEKYYSRFLLLFKIPNNIEEKKFINKNLIDIINEKYQIIKGICLFVNVYSIMFLECIDTKSIFFFLKHLTTMKYISHINVLYFSELNKQYINEEFYFYEYKKDDSRGAISNECNCVDEVWELYLNILNLSSFIKNNKDRQNIFEKNEYIKKSFSLLQNFYTENAKRYIWNIHEFLSFFVDDFKLSVDDFSDDFLDF, from the exons ATGAACGAGAATAAAAAAGGTACCTTAGTAGAAAAAGAGAATGAAGAAAAATCACTTactataaataaaaatatattattcaaagaatttaataataattatgatttAAAAGATACTTTTGTAAATATAGTTACAGACTATAGTTTAGAAAGTGAAAAAGAGAAAAGTAACATCTCCTTATTTAATgtattcaaaaaaaaatttaaagaagaaaaatattatagtagatttttattactttttaaaattccaaataatatagaagaaaaaaaatttattaataaaaatttaatagatataataaacgAAAAATaccaaataataaaaggaatttgtttatttgtAAATGTATATTCAATAATGTTTTTAGAATGTATCGACACAAaaagtatatttttttttctaaaacATTTAACTActatgaaatatatatctcATATTAATGTCTTATATTTCAGCGAATTAAATAAgcaatatataaatgaggaattttatttttatgaatataaaaaggaCGATTCAAGGGGTGCTATTTCTAACGAATGTAATTGTGTTGATGAG GTATGGGAActatatttaaatatactTAATTTGTCTAgctttataaaaaataacaaagatagacaaaatatttttgaaaaaaatgaatatataaaaaaaagtttttCTTTACTTCAAAATTTTTACACTGAAAATGCAAAACGATATATTTGGAATATACATG AATTTCTGTCTTTTTTTGTTGATGATTTCAAATTATCTGTGGATGATTTTTCGGACGATTTTTTAGATTTTTAA